A window of Cryptomeria japonica chromosome 3, Sugi_1.0, whole genome shotgun sequence contains these coding sequences:
- the LOC131027348 gene encoding endoglucanase 8, with product MFHTTQLQLQCLLAVLFMFGASAHWHSIYRNEMSSSHHDYGDALSKCIMFFEGQRSGKLPPNQRIKWRRDSALSDGSAQNVDLVGGYYDAGDNIKFGFPLAFTTTMLAWSVIEFGSFMGSELQNARASVRWATDYLLKTTVHPDTVYVQVGDPNADHVCWERPEDMDTPRTVYKITKDNPGSDVAAETAAALAAASIVFQTSDTAYSQLLLKTAIRVFQFADKYRGAYSDSLKAVVCPFYCDFDGYQDELLWGAAWLHKASKNHSYITYIQTNGKILGADENINEFGWDNKHAGINVLVSKEFLLGKVSSLETYKGYADDFICTLLPQTTSAHVPFTSGGLIYKPGGSNMQHVTAISFLLLAYANYLGHSSQHVQCANMEVTPATLRSAAKLQVDYILGDNPVKLSYMVGYGQHFPKYIHHRGSSLPSVIEHPSHISCKEGSQYFFSVNPNPNVLVGAIVGGPDMNDQYQDNRPNFRQSEPTTYINAPLVGALAFFHGHPEF from the exons ATGTTTCATACAACTCAACTGCAACTACAATGCTTACTAGCAGTATTGTTCATGTTTGGAGCATCTGCTCACTGGCATTCAATCTACAGAAATGAAATGTCATCTTCACACCATGACTATGGAGATGCTCTGTCGAAGTGCATTATGTTCTTTGAAGGTCAGAGATCTGGAAAACTCCCACCAAATCAACGCATCAAATGGAGAAGAGACTCTGCTCTCTCAGATGGTTCAGCTCAAAAT GTTGATTTGGTAGGAGGATACTATGATGCAGGGGACAACATCAAATTTGGTTTCCCTTTGGCTTTCACCACTACAATGCTTGCATGGAGTGTCATAGAGTTTGGAAGTTTCATGGGCAGTGAACTGCAGAACGCTAGAGCTTCAGTACGCTGGGCCACAGATTATCTCCTTAAGACCACAGTACATCCAGACACAGTATATGTGCAG GTAGGTGATCCTAATGCAGATCATGTTTGTTGGGAGAGACCAGAAGACATGGACACACCCAGAACAGTCTATAAAATCACCAAAGATAATCCTGGCTCTGACGTTGCTGCTGAAACTGCTGCAGCATTGGCTGCTGCATCCATTGTGTTTCAGACATCAGACACTGCTTATTCTCAACTGCTTCTCAAGACTGCAATCAGA GTCTTCCAGTTTGCAGACAAATACAGGGGAGCCTACAGTGACAGCCTAAAAGCAGTAGTGTGTCCTTTCTACTGCGACTTTGATGGATACCAA GATGAGTTGCTGTGGGGTGCAGCATGGCTGCACAAGGCAAGCAAGAATCATTCATATATCACCTACATTCAAACAAATGGGAAGATCTTGGGAGCTGATGAAAACATTAATGAGTTTGGATGGGACAACAAACATGCTGGAATCAATGTTCTTGTATCTAAG GAATTCTTGTTAGGGAAGGTATCCTCTCTGGAAACATACAAGGGATACGCTGATGACTTCATTTGTACTCTATTGCCCCAGACAACATCTGCTCATGTGCCATTCACCTCGG GTGGGCTAATTTACAAACCGGGAGGGAGCAACATGCAGCATGTGACAGCCATATCATTCTTACTGTTAGCCTATGCTAATTACCTTGGCCACTCCTCTCAACATGTTCAATGTGCAAACATGGAAGTTACTCCTGCTACACTTCGCTCAGCTGCCAAACTCCAG GTGGACTACATATTGGGAGACAATCCTGTGAAGCTTTCTTACATGGTGGGATATGGGCAACACTTCCCCAAGTACATTCATCACAGGGGATCATCTTTGCCCTCTGTCATAGAACATCCAAGCCACATATCATGTAAGGAAGGTTCTCAATACTTTTTCAGTGTAAATCCCAATCCAAATGTTCTTGTTGGGGCAATTGTTGGAGGTCCAGATATGAATGACCAATATCAAGACAATAGACCAAACTTTAGGCAATCAGAGCCTACCACTTACATCAATGCACCACTTGTGGGTGCCCTTGCATTTTTCCATGGCCATCCAGAGTTCTGA